A single window of Sander lucioperca isolate FBNREF2018 chromosome 22, SLUC_FBN_1.2, whole genome shotgun sequence DNA harbors:
- the LOC116058532 gene encoding transmembrane protein 100-like, with the protein MAHLFLASKISVPDDLHLHGARIPRSVVVTTHVPHVNEVQLSAATGGAETSCSRCTVPFGVVVLIAGVVVTAVAYAFNSHGSVISVLGLALLAAGLLLLAASAVCWRQRHRAQRRDRRRESQTALMASQGYCPA; encoded by the coding sequence ATGGCCCACCTATTCCTCGCCAGTAAGATTTCCGTGCCGGACGACCTCCACCTCCACGGCGCCAGGATCCCCCGCAGCGTCGTCGTGACAACGCACGTCCCACACGTCAACGAGGTGCAGCTGTCGGCGGCCACCGGCGGCGCCGAGACCTCGTGCTCCCGCTGCACCGTGCCGTTCGGCGTGGTGGTGCTCATAGCTGGCGTGGTGGTCACGGCCGTAGCATACGCTTTCAACTCGCACGGCTCCGTCATCTCAGTGCTGGGGCTTGCGCTGCTGGCCGCAGGGCTGCTTCTGCTCGCCGCCAGCGCCGTCTGCTGGCGCCAGCGACATCGTGCCCAGAGGAGGGACCGACGCCGCGAGAGCCAGACCGCCCTCATGGCGAGCCAGGGGTACTGCCCGGCCTGA
- the LOC116058530 gene encoding microfibril-associated glycoprotein 4-like — protein MKLVSVFLLLLAPLLTSCWQLLQPVDCSAIHQQDKSKPSGVYTIYPAGERSAVEVYCDMTSEGGRWTVIQGRMDGSVNFYRGWDQYKIGFGNPAGEYWLGLDNIHYLTKNRKSELLVNMEDFEGNKVFARYSSFSVGAECDGFVLTVSGFTDGGAGDSLSYHNGMKFTTFDKDQDTWPQNCARSFLGAFWYKDCHYANPNGVYRWGADSTIYAAGVEWYHWKGRDYSLKTISMKIRPVL, from the exons ATGAAG ctggtttcagtcttcctcctcctgctggcTCCACTGTTGACCAGCTGCTGGCAGCTCCTCCAACCAGTGGACTGCAGTGCCATCCATCAGCAAGACAAAAGCAAACCCAGTGGAGTGTACACCATCTATCCTGCTGGAGAGAGGTCTGCTGTTGAG gtgtaCTGTGACATGACTTCAGAAGGAGGACGGTGGACG GTGATCCAGGGGAGGATGGACGGCTCTGTGAACTTCTACAGGGGCTGGGATCAATACAAGATCGGCTTTGGTAACCCTGCTGGAGAGTACTGGCTCG GTCTCGACAACATCCACTACCtgacaaaaaacagaaagagtGAGCTGCTGGTCAACATGGAGGACTTTGAGGGGAATAAAGTGTTCGCTCGGTACTCTTCATTCTCCGTCGGTGCAGAATGTGACGGATTTGTGCTGACTGTGTCTGGATTCACTGATGGAGGGGCAG GAGACTCCCTGAGTTATCACAACGGAATGAAGTTCACCACCTTTGACAAAGACCAGGACACATGGCCTCAGAACTGTGCCAGATCATTCCTGGGGGCGTTCTGGTACAAGGACTGTCACTATGCAAATCCGAACGGTGTTTATCGTTGGGGAGCTGACAGCACTATCTATGCTGCTGGAGTGGAGTGGTACCATTGGAAAGGTCGTGACTACTCCCTGAAGACCATCAGCATGAAGATCCGTCCTGTGCTGTAG